The DNA segment AAAGGGAAATGTCATGCTTATTAGCAATTAGGGTTTGGTATGAAATAGTATTTTCATTTACAAAGGTTTGCTTTTTGTAGCCCCCTGCTGTCCCTGAAGTATTTGTAGTTGTTTGTGCCAAACGAGTTGCCAGTGAATTGGTAGCTGTATAGGGGACATAAGTTTTGTAATTATAATCTGTATTATCAAGGTTAATTGTTGTTTTTAAGGAAAGTCCCTGGGCAAGCTGATATTCAGCAAAGGCAGAAGTAATTGTCCGGAAAATTGTTTTCTGTCCCACTATATTATGAAGTTTCCCAATAGGGCTATTGGCTGAATTGCTCCATTTATACTGTCCATTGTTTCCAAAATTTGGATAAAGCCCGACGGTATCTTCCTGTACGGGACTATAGCTCACTAACTGGTGTAAAATATTATCCTTGCCTTCCACCCCGGGATCATTGTTTATTGAATAGGTGGGGGAAAGATTCAGGCCGAACTTGAGTTTTTTACTGGCAGAAACTTCTACATTAGCTCTTGCAGAATAACTGGTATAATCCGTACAAATTATCATACCATCCTGATGGGCATAGTTACCCGAGATATAATATTTTGCTGTTTCATTACCTCCGGTTGCGGAAATTTGATGATTTTGTATTATTCCCTTTCTAAATGCTTCGTTCTGCCAGTCAATAAAACGAAGACCTGCATGATTCGGATCAAGCCAACGATCATCTATCATATAGTTGGTATTAAATTGACCCGCACTTAAACCTAAAATTGCACGCCTCTGATCGGTAGTTTGATCAGCAGTCCTTATCGATGTGGGGGTTGAAGAGGCCACCCATTGAGCATTAATCATTTCGATTGATCTGTCGATCCATTCCTTAGAACTTAACATATCCAGCTTCCGGTTAGCCTCTGCAAAACCGGCATAGCTGTTGACACTGATTTTAGGTTTACCGGCTTGCCCGCTTTTTGTAGTGATCAATACAACCCCATTGGCGGCTCTTGATCCATAAATAGCAGCTGCAGCAGCATCCTTCAGTACCATAATGGATTCTATATCATTGGAGTTTAGGTTATCCAAAGGATTTCCATTTTCATAATTTCCGGATTTGTTAGGAGCTGCAGTAGCTAGAGGAAAACCATCTACTACATATAAGGGTTCGTTCCCGGCAGAAATTGAACCTGCTCCTCTTATATTAATGCTAAATGGCTTACCCAGGGCGCCCGTGGTTTGTTTAACCTGCACCCCGGCCATTTGACCGACCAATGCCTGATCAACCCGCACAAGAGGC comes from the Bacteroidota bacterium genome and includes:
- a CDS encoding SusC/RagA family TonB-linked outer membrane protein gives rise to the protein RLDDLLDKLFAYSTLTYRKFNNKFIVITPRCIAQTHTISGTLTDKVTGEPLPGVNIIVEGSTLGTTTNVNGKYSLDLSDPNAILVFSYLGYTTERISAAGKSIIDIQLVEVAKNLDEVVVIGYGTQRKHDVTSAVASFNATNLDERPLVRVDQALVGQMAGVQVKQTTGALGKPFSINIRGAGSISAGNEPLYVVDGFPLATAAPNKSGNYENGNPLDNLNSNDIESIMVLKDAAAAAIYGSRAANGVVLITTKSGQAGKPKISVNSYAGFAEANRKLDMLSSKEWIDRSIEMINAQWVASSTPTSIRTADQTTDQRRAILGLSAGQFNTNYMIDDRWLDPNHAGLRFIDWQNEAFRKGIIQNHQISATGGNETAKYYISGNYAHQDGMIICTDYTSYSARANVEVSASKKLKFGLNLSPTYSINNDPGVEGKDNILHQLVSYSPVQEDTVGLYPNFGNNGQYKWSNSANSPIGKLHNIVGQKTIFRTITSAFAEYQLAQGLSLKTTINLDNTDYNYKTYVPYTATNSLATRLAQTTTNTSGTAGGYKKQTFVNENTISYQTLIANKHDISL